In Hoplias malabaricus isolate fHopMal1 chromosome 6, fHopMal1.hap1, whole genome shotgun sequence, a single window of DNA contains:
- the stmnd1 gene encoding stathmin domain-containing protein 1 — MGCGGSKITVVEPVKPESLGVNENVVAHGGARGDSAGSKKTTDSGLGLEAGETIGLPGAVPRILPPLRAQSPGLNQECQRQESSEILEELLSQGIIPAQPKVTGSGEAYNLMLEDAGRQKRRPPPRLESLKILKEQEVRKKEDIEEKMRQVEERRKVREEELRTRLRAKSARPRGAAPLGAEVQADAAQASHIPLSAKDPHMDRSLGDSEERRLTDSPELENDSTFQQMDNADEYF, encoded by the exons ATGGGGTGCGGGGGCTCCAAGATCACGGTGGTGGAGCCTGTGAAACCAGAGAGTCTGGGCGTGAATGAG AATGTAGTGGCACATGGAGGAGCTCGTGGTGACTCTGCTGGGTCCAAGAAGACCACAGACAGTGGACTGGGCCTGGAGGCTGGAGAGACCATCGGCTTACCAGGGGCAGTTCCCAGAATACTCCCACCATTGAGAG CTCAGAGTCCAGGGCTGAATCAGGAGTGTCAGAGACAAGAGTCAAGTGAGATTTTAGAGGAGCTGCTGAGTCAAGGCATCATCCCTGCCCAGCCCAAAGTCACAGGCAGCGGAGAGGCCTATAACCTTATG CTGGAAGATGCAGGCAGGCAGAAGAGGAGACCCCCACCTCGTCTAGAGTCACTGAAGATTCTTAAAGAACAAGAAGTCCGAAAAAAAGAAGACATAGAAGAGAAAATGAGACAagtggaggagaggagaaaa gtgcGGGAAGAGGAGCTGCGAACCAGACTGAGGGCCAAGTCTGCACGGCCTCGTGGAGCTGCTCCACTAGGAGCTGAGGTTCAGGCTGATGCTGCTCAAGCTTCCCACATCCCACTCTCAGCCAAAGACCCCCACATGGACAGGAGTTTGGGAGATTCAGAGGAAAGGAGACTGACTGACTCTCCAGAGCTGGAAAACGATTCAACATTTCAGCAGATGGACAATGCTGATGAGTACTTTTAG
- the ptdss1b gene encoding phosphatidylserine synthase 1 isoform X2, which translates to MVFGLSVLYFLFLVFFIFLNWEQVKILIYWLDPDLRYATREADVMEYAINCHVITWERILSHFDIFAFGHFWGWAMKALLIRSYGLCWTISITWELTELFFMHLLPNFAECWWDQVILDILLCNGGGIWLGMTVCRFLEMRTYHWASIKDIHSTTGKLKRAVLQFTPASWTYVRWFDPKSSFQRVAGIYLFMIIWQLTELNTFFLKHIFVFQASHPLSWCRILFIGIITAPTVRQYYAYLTDIQCKRVGTQCWVFGAIAFLEALACVKFGQDLFSNTQVMYVVLWLLCVAFITSLCLYGMVWYEQNYGVKLKSTIDYDDGSFIDSCGYIPETIKADRNSSNHAQPPRRRKGGSGKNKANGTSNKQ; encoded by the exons ATGGTTTTTG GTCTTAGTGTCCTCTACTTCCTCTTTTTGGTGTTCTTTATCTTCCTGAACTGGGAGCAGGTGAAGATCCTCATATACTGGCTGGACCCCGATCTACGATATGCCACTCGTGAGGCTGATGTTATG GAATATGCCATTAACTGTCACGTTATCACATGGGAACGTATCCTAAGTCATTTTGACATTTTTGCATTTGGCCACTTCTGGGGATGGGCTATGAAGGCCCTGCTCATCCGCAGTTATGGACTCTGCTGGACCATCAGCATCACATGGGAACTTACAGAG tTGTTCTTCATGCACTTGCTGCCTAACTTTGCTGAATGCTGGTGGGATCAGGTTATTCTTGACATCCTGTTGTGTAATGGTGGTGGCATCTGGCTTGGAATGACCGTATGTCGTTTTCTGGAGATGCGCACATATCACTGGGCCAGTATCAA GGACATCCACAGTACCACAGGGAAGCTAAAGCGTGCTGTCCTGCAGTTTACCCCAGCCAGCTGGACGTATGTACGTTGGTTTGACCCCAAGTCCTCATTTCAAAGAGTGGCAGGCATATACCTCTTCATGATCATTTGGCAG CTTACAGAACTGAACACATTCTTCCTGAAACACATCTTCGTGTTCCAGGCCTCTCACCCTCTCAGCTGGTGCCGAATTCTCTTCATTGGGATCATCACTGCCCCCACTGTGAG GCAATACTATGCATACCTTacagacattcagtgcaaaagagtGGGAACACAGTGTTGGGTGTTTGG GGCTATTGCTTTTCTTGAAGCTTTGGCATGTGTTAAATTTGGACAGGATCTGTTCTCCAATACACAGGTCATGTATGTGGTACTCTGGCTTTTGTGTGTG gcTTTTATTACTTCTCTCTGCCTCTATGGGATGGTGTGGTATGAGCAGAACTATGGTGTGAAGCTGAAG AGTACCATCGATTATGATGATGGCAGCTTCATTGATTCGTGTGGTTACATCCCTGAGACCATTAAAG CTGATAGAAACTCCAGCAACCATGCCCAGCCACCCCGGCGGAGAAAAGGAGGCTCTGGGAAGAATAAAGCTAATGGAACAAGCAACAAGCAGTAG
- the ptdss1b gene encoding phosphatidylserine synthase 1 isoform X1, which yields MASTQGSRTISKDDVNYKLHFRMINEQQVEDITIEFFYKPHTITLLTFTVISIMYFAFTRNDSDPDNNLRVGIALVISFFLVISVLAFPNGPFTRPHPAIWRMVFGLSVLYFLFLVFFIFLNWEQVKILIYWLDPDLRYATREADVMEYAINCHVITWERILSHFDIFAFGHFWGWAMKALLIRSYGLCWTISITWELTELFFMHLLPNFAECWWDQVILDILLCNGGGIWLGMTVCRFLEMRTYHWASIKDIHSTTGKLKRAVLQFTPASWTYVRWFDPKSSFQRVAGIYLFMIIWQLTELNTFFLKHIFVFQASHPLSWCRILFIGIITAPTVRQYYAYLTDIQCKRVGTQCWVFGAIAFLEALACVKFGQDLFSNTQVMYVVLWLLCVAFITSLCLYGMVWYEQNYGVKLKSTIDYDDGSFIDSCGYIPETIKADRNSSNHAQPPRRRKGGSGKNKANGTSNKQ from the exons ATGGCGTCCACACAAGGGTCTCGGACAATCAGCAAAGACGACGTGAATTATAAACTTCATTTTCGGATGATCAACGAGCAACAGGTGGAGGATATTACCATAGAGTTTTTCTACAAACCGCATACTATCACTTTACTCACCTTCACTGTGATCAGTATCATGTACTTCGCCTTCACCAG GAATGATTCAGATCCTGACAACAATCTGCGTGTGGGAATCGCACTGGTCATCTCCTTCTTCCTTGTAATCAGTGTTCTGGCTTTCCCTAATG GTCCATTTACCAGGCCACACCCTGCTATATGGCGCATGGTTTTTG GTCTTAGTGTCCTCTACTTCCTCTTTTTGGTGTTCTTTATCTTCCTGAACTGGGAGCAGGTGAAGATCCTCATATACTGGCTGGACCCCGATCTACGATATGCCACTCGTGAGGCTGATGTTATG GAATATGCCATTAACTGTCACGTTATCACATGGGAACGTATCCTAAGTCATTTTGACATTTTTGCATTTGGCCACTTCTGGGGATGGGCTATGAAGGCCCTGCTCATCCGCAGTTATGGACTCTGCTGGACCATCAGCATCACATGGGAACTTACAGAG tTGTTCTTCATGCACTTGCTGCCTAACTTTGCTGAATGCTGGTGGGATCAGGTTATTCTTGACATCCTGTTGTGTAATGGTGGTGGCATCTGGCTTGGAATGACCGTATGTCGTTTTCTGGAGATGCGCACATATCACTGGGCCAGTATCAA GGACATCCACAGTACCACAGGGAAGCTAAAGCGTGCTGTCCTGCAGTTTACCCCAGCCAGCTGGACGTATGTACGTTGGTTTGACCCCAAGTCCTCATTTCAAAGAGTGGCAGGCATATACCTCTTCATGATCATTTGGCAG CTTACAGAACTGAACACATTCTTCCTGAAACACATCTTCGTGTTCCAGGCCTCTCACCCTCTCAGCTGGTGCCGAATTCTCTTCATTGGGATCATCACTGCCCCCACTGTGAG GCAATACTATGCATACCTTacagacattcagtgcaaaagagtGGGAACACAGTGTTGGGTGTTTGG GGCTATTGCTTTTCTTGAAGCTTTGGCATGTGTTAAATTTGGACAGGATCTGTTCTCCAATACACAGGTCATGTATGTGGTACTCTGGCTTTTGTGTGTG gcTTTTATTACTTCTCTCTGCCTCTATGGGATGGTGTGGTATGAGCAGAACTATGGTGTGAAGCTGAAG AGTACCATCGATTATGATGATGGCAGCTTCATTGATTCGTGTGGTTACATCCCTGAGACCATTAAAG CTGATAGAAACTCCAGCAACCATGCCCAGCCACCCCGGCGGAGAAAAGGAGGCTCTGGGAAGAATAAAGCTAATGGAACAAGCAACAAGCAGTAG
- the rbm24a gene encoding RNA-binding protein 24 — MHTTQKDTTYTKIFVGGLPYHTTDSSLRKYFEVFGEIEEAVVITDRQTGKSRGYGFVTMADRSAADRACKDPNPIIDGRKANVNLAYLGAKPRVMQPGFTFGVPQIHPAFIQRPYGIPAHYVYPQAFVQPSVVIPHVQPASASTTATSPYIDYTGAAYAQYASAASAAAAAAAYEQYPFAASPAATGYVATAGYGYAMQQPLAATAAPGSAAAAAAFGQYQPQQLQADRMQ, encoded by the exons ATGCATACTACCCAAAAGGACACGACTTACACCAAGATATTCGTCGGAGGTCTTCCGTATCACACAACGGATTCCAGCCTGAGGAAATATTTTGAAGTGTTCGGGGAAATTGAGGAGGCTGTGGTGATTACCGACAGACAGACTGGGAAGTCCAGAGGATATGGCTTT GTGACGATGGCAGACCGCTCTGCAGCAGACAGAGCATGTAAGGACCCCAACCCCATTATTGATGGCAGGAAGGCCAATGTAAATCTGGCTTACCTGGGAGCCAAGCCACGAGTGATGCAGCCAG GTTTCACTTTCGGAGTACCCCAAATTCATCCAGCTTTCATCCAGCGACCATATGG GATTCCCGCTCATTACGTGTACCCGCAAGCCTTTGTTCAGCCCAGTGTTGTCATCCCTCACGTGCAGCCGGCCTCTGCCTCAACCACGGCCACCTCACCCTACATTGACTACACTGGGGCTGCATATGCACAGTATGCCAGTGCAGCCAGTGCCGCAGCCGCAGCCGCTGCATACGAGCAGTACCCCTTTGCGGCGTCACCTGCAGCCACAGGCTACGTAGCCACTGCCGGATATGGCTACGCCATGCAGCAGCCTCTGGCCGCAACTGCTGCCCCAGGATCCGCAGCAGCCGCCGCAGCTTTTGGCCAATACCAGCCCCAGCAGCTGCAAGCCGACCGGATGCAATAG